CCCGGCGAGCGGCAAGCTCGTCCGACCACTCGGCCTCTGCGTCCTCGTGGGAGCGGCAGCACCACTTGTGCGTCTCGGGATCCTGGGCGTACGACGACGGCGTGCACGACGCCTTGGGTGCGGCGAGACCGTCCAGAGAGGGACGCTTCACGGCGAGCTCGTGCCCGGACCTGAAGCCGCCACCGAACCACTCCATGTCCGCCAGCACGACCGCGTCGCCCACGCTCAGGTTGGGGTCGACGAGCGGCGCCCAGACGAGCCCGTCCCCGTCGTCCGTGGAGAGAGGCCCGATCGACGCGTTGCCGAGCTTGAAGCTCCCGGCCTGCACCTTGAGCGTGGTGCTCGAGCCCTCGACGTACGGCGAGGCGTTGCGGTGGAGCATCGCGACCAGGCTGCCGTCAGCGATGCTTCGCGACGCCACGTCGAGGCGGACCGGCGCCACGGCGACGACGCGGGCGACGGCAAGGTGGCGCGTGCCTGCGTCGCGCGCTCGGTCGGTGGCGTACTCGTGGTCGGCCAGGACGGCGAGCTGCTCCCGGCACTTCTCGTCGGCGTCGAGCACGTCGACGAGGGCATTGCGCCAGTAGCGGTAGGTCCGCGAGAACCGGACCAGGTCGGAGGCCTCGAGCGACAGGCGGCGGCCCCACACCTGCTGGGCGTCGCCCTCCAGGACGCGGTGGACGTCGCGCAGCCGCGAGTCGGGCACCTCGTCGAGGAGTCGGAGTGCCCGGCAGAGGACGTCGATGCGGTAGTCCAGCGCGGCAGCGACGAGGTCTTCGTAGACCTTCGGGTTGCCCTTGCCCGGTCGACCCGCGCGGTGGATCTCGTCCGACGACAGGTTCCCGAGTCGGGCGCCCGGGGTGTGACGGCGCCCAGCGATGTCGTCCGACACCGCGCGGTGGTCGACCGGCGACGACGCCTCACCCCACTCGACCAGGTAGTCGAGACGACCGGAGTCGACCGAGGGTCCACCGGCGACCATGTGGGAGGCAAGCACGTCGCGCAGGACGACGATGGGCTGTCGCAGCGTGAACGCGCGCGCGCGGTCTTCCTCGAGCAGGAAGCTGACTGCGAGACGAGCGTCGTCCGACAGGGGCTCCGGGACCGTCGCCTCCTCGCCGTCGAAGGTGAGTGCGGGTCGTCCCTCGGCGAGGTCGCGCTCCCACCGGATCCGGCTCAGCTCGACGCCGGCCAGCGAGTCGGCCATGGTCGCCAGCAGGTCGGCGGACGGCTTGTCCGGGACGACGAGGTGGACCGGATGCTGACCCGCCGCATGCACGTCCCGGATGCTGCGGCCCAGCATCTCCATGACCTCGTGCCGTGTCTCGGTGGCGTTGGTGCGCTCGAAGTGACGCCACGTCCACTCCTCGTCACCGGTGCCGTCGACTCGCTGGACCGCGATGCCGTGGATGCCGAGTGCGGCGGAGTCCGACTTGGCGAGGACGACGTTGATCGAGCCGAGCACGCCGGCCATGTCGACGCGGCGACGTCCCGTCCAGTGCGGCAGTCCGCTCAGCGTGGCGGTCACGTTCGCGACGACGCTCGTCGGCGCGATGCCGACCTCGCCGGTGCCGTCGACCAGTCCGAGGACACTCGTCCGGGTCGGCTCGGCGATCCCGAGCTCGAGCAGGAGGGCCGCGGGGTCCGACGAGGACCTGAGCTCGTCGCGGCAGTAGGCGAAGAGGCTGCACGACGCACAGCTGCGAGGGTCGTACGTCGCCACTAGGTGCTCGAGGTGGGACTCGAGCTGGTCGGCGGCGATGGTCTCGCCCTCGAGCTCTCGCAAGAGCTCGAGGCGTTCCTCGGCCCGCCCTCGGACCTCGCGGCGGTGGTCCGACAGGTCCTCCACGATCGCCTCGGGGCGCAGGTAGACGTTGCGGGGCACGGCGAGAGCGCCGAACTGGTGCACCTCCATCCCGGACGGCAACCTGCTCCAGGTGGCGGCAGACTCGGCGCCGAGCGCGACCTGCAGGAAGCCCTTGAGGATGCGCTGGTCGTCGATCCGTGAGCGGACGCGCTCGTAGTCCTTGGCGTCGCCCATGATCAGCCACGAGCCGACCGCGCGGCCATTGGTGGTGCGCGGCGCGACGATCGCGAAGTCTGGCTTGATGGCCGTCGCGCTGTCCTCCCGCTCCAGGCTGAGGAAGGGCACGGCCAGGCGGTGTAGCATGGTGGCCTCGCCCGCGTACTCCGCGGCGAGGTGGGCCTGTGCCAGCTCCTTGGCAGTTGCGTCAGGGCTGTCCGAGCACGACCGGACCCGGACGGCGCTCGGGCGGTCCAGCTCGAGCAGCCCCACCGCGCGGGTGAGCAGCTCGGACACGAACGACACGTTGTTGACCGCGGCCTCGAACGCCATCGCCCTGACCCAGCGCGCCTCCGGGATCTTGCCCGCGGAGTCGGGCTTGCCGACGTGGCGCGCCAGTGCCCTCCGGGTCATCCCGGTCATCAGCGGGTCGGTGTGCCGGAAGCGCTCGCACGCCGCGTGGGACGACGCCGCAACGGCGCCGCTCCCGCCACCAGCGATCAACGGCATGATTTCCCCCTGTCCTGCGGCGACGAGGGTACGTGTGACAAGACTCGCCTGACAGATGAATCGCCAAAGCAGTGTCTACTTCACCCGCTCTTGATAGGAACAGCCCCATGGGGTCGACGATCTACGAAGTCCTGGACGAGCTGCGCGCGTCCGCCATCTCGGAGTCCGACAAGGGCAGCAAGTTCGAGCGGCTGGTGAAGGCGTACCTGCGGGTCGACCCCGTCTTCGCGGACCAGTTCTCCGACGTCTGGCTCTGGAGCGAGTACCCCGGACGCGCCGGCAAGCCGGACACCGGCATCGACCTCGTCGCCCAGGACCGCATCACCGGTGACAAGGTCGCCATCCAGTGCAAGTTCTTCGCCCCGACGACGGTCGTCTCGAAGCAGATGATCGACTCGTTCCTCTCGGCGTCCGGCAAGCAGAGCCCCGGGACGGCGCAGCCGGAGTTCAAGGAGCGCATCGTCGTCTCCACCACGGAGAAGTGGGGCAGCAACGCCGAGGACGCGATCCGCAACCAGCTCGTCCCGGTGCGCCGTATCGGGATGAGCGAGCTCGAGTCGTCACGCGTCGACTGGTCGTTGTTCTCGCTCGAGACCCCCGAGGTCCTCCCGCTCCAGGGCAAGAAGACCCCGCGGCCCCACCAGCGCACCGCGATCGACAAGGTCGTCGCCGGCTTCGGCGAGACCGATCGCGGCAAGCTCATCATGGCCTGCGGAACGGGCAAGACCTTCACGTCGCTGCGCCTGGCGGAGGAGAACGTCGGCGCGGGCGGTCGCGTGCTGTTCCTCGTGCCGTCGATCAGCCTGTTGTCGCAGACCGTGCGCGAGTGGGTCGGGGAGGCCGACCTGCCGATCCGGCCGCTCGCGGTCTGCTCCGACGCGAAGTCGACGAAGCGCTCGGCCAACGCCGACGAGGACATCTCGACCACCGACCTCGCCCTGCCAGCGACCACGGACGTCGCTGTCCTCCGAAAGCGTCTGGCGGATGCAAAGGCGGACACGTCCGCGTTGACCGTCGTCTTCGCGACCTATCAGTCGATCGACGTCGTCGCCCAGGCGATCGACGGCGAGAGGTTCGACCTGATCGTCTCCGACGAGGCCCATCGCACCACCGGCGCGACGCTCGCCGGCGAGTCCGAGTCGGCCTTCGTCCGGGTCCACGACGATGACTACCTCCGAGCGAAGAAGCGGCTCTACATGACCGCCACGCCTCGGATCTACGACGACACCTCGCGCGCCAAGGCGGGCCAGTCGAACGTCGTCCTGGCGTCCATGGACGACGAGGAGACCTACGGTCCCGAGTTCCATCGGCTCGGGTTCGGCGAGGCGGTCGAGGCCGACCTGCTCACCGACTACAAGGTCCTTGTCCTCACAGTGGATGAGGAGTCCGTCGCCCGCACCTTCCAGTCCCAGCTCTCCGACGGCGACCACGAGCTCGACCTCGACGACGCTGCGAAGATCGTCGGCTGCTGGAACGGGCTGGCCAAGCGCGGCAAGGCCGAGCACGACTTCGCCGACGACCCCGAGCCGATGCGGCGAGCCGTCGCGTTCGCCGGCAACATTCAGGCGTCGAAGCGGATCGAGGAGCTCTTCACCGACGTCACCCGCTACTACGTCGACCAGGTCAACCTCGAGGACGAGTCGGGCGCGTCGCCGCTGACCTGCCAGGTCCGCCACGTCGACGGCACCTTCAACGCCTTGGAGCGCAACACGCGGATCGACTGGCTGCAGGCGGAGTCCAAGCCCAACCACGCCAGGATCCTCACCAATGCTCGCTGCCTCTCCGAGGGCGTCGACGTGCCCGCGCTCGACGCGGTGATGTTCCTGTCGCCGCGCAAGTCCGTCGTCGACATCATCCAGTCGGTCGGTCGCGTGATGCGCAAGGCGCCGGGCAAGAAGTTCGGCTACATCATCCTGCCTGTCGGCGTCCCGTCCGGGATGTCGCCGGAGGAGGCGCTGCGCGACAACAAGCGGTATGCAGCCGTGTGGGAGGTCCTGCAGGCGCTTCGGGCCCACGACGAGCGCTTCGACGCAATGGTCAACCGCATCGACCTGACGTCCGACCGAGACCGCAAGATCAACGTGATCGGCGTCGGCGGTGATGACCGCAAGGACGGCGGTCAGGGTGAGCTGCAGCTCGCCTTCGGCGACCTGGACGCCTGGCGCGACGCGATCTACTCCAGGATCGTCGACAAGGTCGGCACCCGACGCTACTGGCAGGACTGGGCGAAGTCGGTTGCCGACATCGCCACCCGCCAGACGACCCGGATCAACGCACTGCTGGCCGACGAGACCTCGGACGTCTCGAAGGAGTTCGACGTCTTCCTCAGCGGCCTGCGCGGCAACCTGAATGAGGGGATCAGCCGCAGCGACGCGATCGACATGCTCGCTCAGCACCTGATCACACGCCCGGTGTTCAACGCGCTCTTCGAGGGCTCGCAGTTCCTCGACCACAACCCCGTGGCCAAGGCGATGGAGCGGATGCTCGCCGCGCTCGACGAGCACAACGTCGACGACGAGAACCACACGCTCGAGAAGTTCTACGAGTCGGTCCGGATGCGCGTCCAGGGCATCAACACCGCCGAGGGTCGCCAGAAGATCATCATCGAGCTCTACGACACCTTCTTCGCCACGGCCTTCAAGAAGACCGTGGACAAGCTCGGCATCGTCTACACCCCGGTCGAGATCGTCGACTTCATCCTCAAGTCGGCAGACGACGTGCTCAAGCAGGAGTTCGGCCAGAGCCTCAGCGACGAGGGCGTGCACATCCTCGACGGCTTCACCGGCACCGGTACCTTCATGGTCCGCCTTCTCCAATCAGGGCTGATCAAGCCGGAGGACCTCGCCCGCAAGTACGCCAACGAGCTGCACGCCAACGAGATCCTGCTGTTGGCCTACTACATCGCCGCGGTCAACATTGAGACGACGTACTACGACGTGATGACGCAGGTCGCTGCGCCGGGCCGTGGCAAGCATGCCGCCGATCCGGGCCACGAGTACGTCGAGTTCCCCGGCCTGATCCTGACCGACACCTTCCAGTCCTGGGAGGACGACGACCGCCAGGACCTCGACGTCTTCCCGGAGAACAACGAGCGCCTCGAGCGGCTCAAGCAGCTACCGATCACGGTGATCGTCGGCAATCCGCCCTACTCCTCACGGCAGGAATCTGCGAACGACGACAACGCCAACCGATCGTATGCCGGGCTCGACCGTGCCATCCGAGAGTCATTTGCTGACCGGTCGCGCGCTACCAACAAAAACTCTCTCTATGACTCATATATACGCGCGATCAAGTGGGCGTCCCTCAGAATCCGTGGAAATGGATTGGTGGCATTCGTAACAAATAGCGGATTTATCAACTCAAATACGGCGGATGGCATGCGCCTTGCTCTTGCGGAAGAATTTTCGACACTTTACATTCTGAATCTTCGGGGAAGTGCGCTCGGCGCTGGTGACGCTCGCCAGAAGGAAGGTGGCGGAGTTTTTGGTGCCGGTAGCCGAGCAGGTGTCGCAGTGACCCTCTTGATCAAGCGCAGTGACAACCTCCGCGGTCCCGCGGAGATTCGCTACTCGGAGGTGGGCGACCGGCTCACGAGAGAACAGAAGTTGACATGGGTTTCATCCCTACCACCCATTACGCAACTCGACGCTCGTGTGATCGCCCCGAACGCTGACGGTGACTGGCTCGATCAACGGGACCACAGATTTGGATCTTTCTTGCCAATCGGTGATCGATCTGGAGCATCTATATTCGTTGACTACGCCATGGGCGTTGCCACTAATCGCGACACGTGGGTGTACAACTATGGCGAGAAGCGGCTAGGTGCAGCCATGGCGCTCGCTAATCAAACCTACGCAGCCGCGCTCGATGGACGGCGAACCAACGATTCGAAGAAGATCAAGTGGTCCTCCTCTCTGGAAGGGTCTTTGGAGCGTGGTCGCGTGCTTGAGCTTTCGACGGATCCCCCTTTTAGAGCGGTTTATAGGCCCTTCCAAGCGTCGCTACTCTACGCCGACTTCGCGTGGATTCATCGTCCTAGGACCGTGCGCGACTACTTCCCCGTCACCGGCGCAGATAATCTGGGCTTCTATGTCACGGCCCCGGGTGCCACTAAACCGTTTTCGTGCCTTATGACAGACGCCGTTCCCGACCTCAATTTCTGGGGTTCAGAGGGGGGGCAATTCTTCGGTCGGTGGCGCTACGAGGAACAACAAGATGACATGCTCTCGCTTTCCGAAGGTGACGACCTGTCGGCGAACGGCGATCGTAGGATCGACAACATCTCGGAAGTTGTCGAGGGTCAATTTCGAGCAGCATATGGCGAGTTCTCAAAGGACGAGATCTTCTTCTACGTCTACGGCCTCCTGCACTCACCGGAGTATCGCGAGACCTACGCCGCCGACCTCAAGAAGATGCTGCCCCGCATCCCCCTGGTAGAGGAACCGTGGCCATTCGTCGAGGCGGGCCAGAAGCTGTCGGAGCTTCACTTGGGCTACGAGACCGTGACGCCGTACCCGCTCCAGGGCCTCGACGGTGAGCCGGTTTCGACAAGCTCAACCAGCGATGCGAGGTACGACTTCTTCCGGGTCCAGAAGATGGCTTTCGCCAAGGTCCGTGACCCCGAGACCAAGAAGCTCGTCGCCGACAAGACCAGGGTCGTCTACAACTCCCACATCGAGCTCGGCGGGATCCCTGAGGCGGCGTACCGCTACATGCTCGGCTCCCGCTCGGCCGTGGAGTGGATCATCGATCGCTACCAAGTGAAGACCGACAAGGCGTCGGGAATTGTCAACGACCCCAACGACTGGTCGAGGGAAGTGTCGGACCCTCGCTACATCATCGACCTGCTCGCCCGCATCGTCACGGTGAGCCTCGAGACGATGAAGATCGTCGACAACCTGCCCGCACTCGCCATTCGCGAGGACCAGGGCAACTAACACCACATCACGACGGGGGACAACATGGCCGATGTGGCCTATCAGCCGCGCGGGCGCGACGGCTTTGAGTGCACGGTTGAAAAAGGTGGGCTCTCAATCACCGTCTCGGGGACCCTCGAGGACGTCACGCCAGCCGTGCACGGTGATTCGGAGCTGACGAGCAACGCTGCGCTGGTGACCAACGCGTGGGCGTATGCGAAGCACGAGGCGTTCCGCCGGCGCCTTCGGTCGGAGGAGAGGCGCAAAAGCCACCAGGAGCAGGCCGGAGCGCACCAGTGGGCAGCTGCGGTCATCGCGGACATGGTGACTGAGCTCGGCGGCGAGACCCGCCTGGGCTGGTGCTCGGCGTGCTTCACGCAGGCAGAGCACCGCGCGGTGAAGGCCTTCCGCGGGCCGGCGAGGACCTACCTGTGCGGATCATGCGGTGCGCCCACGATCGCGTGCGCTACGCCGTCCTGCAAGCACATGTCCAACCGCGGGACATCGGCGCTCACCAAGCCCCGCTACTGCGCTGAACACCGTCACGAGGTGGCTGGTTTCGACAAGATGGCATCTGCCGTCGGGTCCGTCGACGACTGGGCTGACTGGCTGACGTACGAGTCCATGAACCTCTCGCGCACCTCGAAGGTGGTAGGGGCGATGGTGGTCTCTGCGGCTGTCGTCGGACCTGCTGCTTGGCTGGCCGCACCGGCGATCGGAGGCGCACTGGGTGGCATGACGGGCCTTTACGGCGCCGCTGCGACAAGTCATGGGCTGGCCATGCTGGGTGGCGGCTCGGTGGCCGCCGGTGGACTTGGAATGGCGGGCGGAACAGCCGTGGTCTCAGCCGTAGGCGCCGGGCTGGGAGGCACGATCGGTGCGACGGCGACGTCCGCCTACGTTGGCGCTGACTCGTCCTTCCGAGTGGAGAAGCTGCGTGACGGCGTCGGAGCGCCAGTCTTGCTGGCGAGCGGATTTCTGACCGACAAGGACGACGGGTGGGGTACGTGGAGACGGTTGATCGACGACCGGTACCCCGACCGTCCTGTGTACCGCATCCACTGGGGCGCGAAGGAGCTCAAGGTCTTCGGTTCGCTCGCCGCGGCCGGTGCCGGCAAGGCGGCGGGGATGGCCTTTGCCAAGAAAGCGGCCAGCGTTGCCACGAAGAAGGCTGCAGGCCGTGCCTCCTGGTTCGGATGGCTCCTCCTCGCCAAGGACGTTGCGGCCAACCCATGGTCGGTGGCGAAAGCGCGCGCGGGCATGACAGGAGCCGTCCTGGCTGACCTCATCTCGCGGACGGACGAGCCGGCTTTCGTGCTGGTCGGCCATAGCCTGGGGGCGCGCGTGATGACGACGGCAGCCCAATTGTTGGGCACCCGATCTGGCACCCCAAAGCTCGAGGACGTCCATCTCCTCGGGGCTGCTGTCGGTGCGAAGGGTGACTGGCGCACGCTCAACGACTCCGTGAGCGGCACGGTCTGGAACTACTGGTCGGCCAACGACATGGTCCTGAAGTACCTCTACGCCGCAGGTTCCGCGGGCGAGCAAGCTGCGGGACAGGCCGGTTTCCAGACCAAGTTCCCCAGGATCAAGAACCGAAGCGTGACCCGCAGCGTGCCGGGCCATTCGGCGTACTTCACTAAGACTCAACTCGGTGCGTGAGGGACGACAGATGAGCGACCAGAGCCACCTGCCCGC
This genomic interval from Nocardioides palaemonis contains the following:
- a CDS encoding DEAD/DEAH box helicase, giving the protein MGSTIYEVLDELRASAISESDKGSKFERLVKAYLRVDPVFADQFSDVWLWSEYPGRAGKPDTGIDLVAQDRITGDKVAIQCKFFAPTTVVSKQMIDSFLSASGKQSPGTAQPEFKERIVVSTTEKWGSNAEDAIRNQLVPVRRIGMSELESSRVDWSLFSLETPEVLPLQGKKTPRPHQRTAIDKVVAGFGETDRGKLIMACGTGKTFTSLRLAEENVGAGGRVLFLVPSISLLSQTVREWVGEADLPIRPLAVCSDAKSTKRSANADEDISTTDLALPATTDVAVLRKRLADAKADTSALTVVFATYQSIDVVAQAIDGERFDLIVSDEAHRTTGATLAGESESAFVRVHDDDYLRAKKRLYMTATPRIYDDTSRAKAGQSNVVLASMDDEETYGPEFHRLGFGEAVEADLLTDYKVLVLTVDEESVARTFQSQLSDGDHELDLDDAAKIVGCWNGLAKRGKAEHDFADDPEPMRRAVAFAGNIQASKRIEELFTDVTRYYVDQVNLEDESGASPLTCQVRHVDGTFNALERNTRIDWLQAESKPNHARILTNARCLSEGVDVPALDAVMFLSPRKSVVDIIQSVGRVMRKAPGKKFGYIILPVGVPSGMSPEEALRDNKRYAAVWEVLQALRAHDERFDAMVNRIDLTSDRDRKINVIGVGGDDRKDGGQGELQLAFGDLDAWRDAIYSRIVDKVGTRRYWQDWAKSVADIATRQTTRINALLADETSDVSKEFDVFLSGLRGNLNEGISRSDAIDMLAQHLITRPVFNALFEGSQFLDHNPVAKAMERMLAALDEHNVDDENHTLEKFYESVRMRVQGINTAEGRQKIIIELYDTFFATAFKKTVDKLGIVYTPVEIVDFILKSADDVLKQEFGQSLSDEGVHILDGFTGTGTFMVRLLQSGLIKPEDLARKYANELHANEILLLAYYIAAVNIETTYYDVMTQVAAPGRGKHAADPGHEYVEFPGLILTDTFQSWEDDDRQDLDVFPENNERLERLKQLPITVIVGNPPYSSRQESANDDNANRSYAGLDRAIRESFADRSRATNKNSLYDSYIRAIKWASLRIRGNGLVAFVTNSGFINSNTADGMRLALAEEFSTLYILNLRGSALGAGDARQKEGGGVFGAGSRAGVAVTLLIKRSDNLRGPAEIRYSEVGDRLTREQKLTWVSSLPPITQLDARVIAPNADGDWLDQRDHRFGSFLPIGDRSGASIFVDYAMGVATNRDTWVYNYGEKRLGAAMALANQTYAAALDGRRTNDSKKIKWSSSLEGSLERGRVLELSTDPPFRAVYRPFQASLLYADFAWIHRPRTVRDYFPVTGADNLGFYVTAPGATKPFSCLMTDAVPDLNFWGSEGGQFFGRWRYEEQQDDMLSLSEGDDLSANGDRRIDNISEVVEGQFRAAYGEFSKDEIFFYVYGLLHSPEYRETYAADLKKMLPRIPLVEEPWPFVEAGQKLSELHLGYETVTPYPLQGLDGEPVSTSSTSDARYDFFRVQKMAFAKVRDPETKKLVADKTRVVYNSHIELGGIPEAAYRYMLGSRSAVEWIIDRYQVKTDKASGIVNDPNDWSREVSDPRYIIDLLARIVTVSLETMKIVDNLPALAIREDQGN
- a CDS encoding DUF726 domain-containing protein; protein product: MADVAYQPRGRDGFECTVEKGGLSITVSGTLEDVTPAVHGDSELTSNAALVTNAWAYAKHEAFRRRLRSEERRKSHQEQAGAHQWAAAVIADMVTELGGETRLGWCSACFTQAEHRAVKAFRGPARTYLCGSCGAPTIACATPSCKHMSNRGTSALTKPRYCAEHRHEVAGFDKMASAVGSVDDWADWLTYESMNLSRTSKVVGAMVVSAAVVGPAAWLAAPAIGGALGGMTGLYGAAATSHGLAMLGGGSVAAGGLGMAGGTAVVSAVGAGLGGTIGATATSAYVGADSSFRVEKLRDGVGAPVLLASGFLTDKDDGWGTWRRLIDDRYPDRPVYRIHWGAKELKVFGSLAAAGAGKAAGMAFAKKAASVATKKAAGRASWFGWLLLAKDVAANPWSVAKARAGMTGAVLADLISRTDEPAFVLVGHSLGARVMTTAAQLLGTRSGTPKLEDVHLLGAAVGAKGDWRTLNDSVSGTVWNYWSANDMVLKYLYAAGSAGEQAAGQAGFQTKFPRIKNRSVTRSVPGHSAYFTKTQLGA